The Streptomyces laurentii genome contains a region encoding:
- a CDS encoding CAIB/BAIF family CoA transferase (CoA transferase, CAIB or BAIF family [Streptomyces venezuelae ATCC10712];~CoA-transferase family III; pfam02515;~Predicted acyl-CoA transferases/carnitine dehydratase [Energyproduction and conversion]; COG1804;~identified by MetaGeneAnnotator; putative), producing the protein MVPMDTDMRTDTGDRGTGTQTGTGTALLWSALGGDPALLGRVVYGGPSGLLGARLPAMDLARAAVAVAGLAAVERAGLPGPVRVDDGAVATAFTSERRLRVDGRAPEVFAPLSRFWRASDGWVRTHANYPHHRVALLTALGLKADADPAADAGLVAAVEAAIGARTAVDIETAVYGAGGLAVALRTPDEWAAHPQGREVAARPLLTMERLDEAAPRRRPDGRPLRVLDLTRVIAGPVATRTLALLGADVLRIDPPGNPELPDQHADMAVGKRTAALDLERPSDRRTVQELLEAADVLVTGYRPGALDRFGLTRPGLVVSRLSAWGDYGPWGERRGFDSLVQVATGIATLEGSDGRPGALPAQALDHGTGYLLAAAVLRALTEQDRDGGTRLVRLALAQTGHFLTHGLARYEPGRHLQETDGPLGRLLHARPPVVYDGGPADWSRPPGVAGADAPVWL; encoded by the coding sequence GTGGTGCCCATGGACACCGACATGCGCACGGACACGGGTGACAGAGGTACGGGCACGCAGACGGGCACGGGTACGGCGTTGCTGTGGTCGGCCCTCGGCGGGGATCCCGCGCTGCTCGGCCGGGTGGTGTACGGCGGGCCCTCGGGGCTGCTCGGGGCGCGGCTGCCCGCGATGGACCTGGCCCGGGCGGCGGTCGCGGTGGCCGGGCTCGCGGCGGTGGAACGGGCGGGCCTGCCGGGCCCGGTACGGGTCGACGACGGCGCGGTGGCCACGGCGTTCACCAGCGAGCGGAGACTACGGGTCGACGGACGGGCGCCGGAGGTCTTCGCGCCGCTCTCCCGTTTCTGGCGGGCCTCCGACGGCTGGGTCCGTACCCACGCCAACTACCCCCACCACCGCGTCGCGCTGCTCACCGCTCTCGGGCTGAAGGCCGACGCGGACCCAGCCGCCGACGCCGGTCTGGTGGCCGCGGTCGAGGCGGCGATCGGCGCGCGGACGGCGGTGGACATCGAGACCGCGGTGTACGGGGCCGGGGGCCTGGCCGTCGCCCTGCGCACCCCGGACGAGTGGGCCGCCCACCCGCAGGGCCGCGAGGTGGCGGCGCGCCCGCTGCTCACCATGGAACGGCTCGACGAGGCGGCCCCGCGCCGCCGGCCGGACGGCCGCCCGCTGCGGGTGCTCGACCTGACCCGGGTGATCGCGGGCCCGGTGGCGACCCGGACGCTGGCGCTGCTGGGCGCGGACGTGCTGCGGATCGACCCGCCGGGCAACCCCGAACTCCCGGACCAGCACGCCGACATGGCGGTCGGCAAGCGCACGGCGGCGCTGGACCTGGAACGGCCGTCGGACCGGCGTACCGTCCAGGAACTCCTCGAAGCGGCCGACGTCCTGGTGACCGGCTACCGGCCGGGGGCCCTCGACCGCTTCGGCCTGACGCGGCCCGGTCTGGTGGTGTCCCGGCTGTCGGCGTGGGGCGACTACGGGCCGTGGGGCGAGCGGCGCGGCTTCGACAGCCTGGTGCAGGTGGCGACGGGCATCGCGACCCTGGAGGGCTCCGACGGGCGGCCGGGAGCACTTCCGGCGCAGGCCCTGGACCACGGCACCGGCTACCTGCTGGCCGCCGCCGTGCTCCGCGCGCTGACCGAGCAGGACCGGGACGGCGGCACCCGGCTGGTGCGGCTCGCGCTCGCCCAGACCGGGCACTTCCTCACCCACGGGCTGGCCCGGTACGAGCCGGGGCGGCACCTCCAGGAGACGGACGGCCCGCTCGGGCGGCTGCTGCACGCGCGTCCGCCGGTGGTGTACGACGGCGGTCCGGCCGACTGGTCGCGCCCGCCGGGCGTGGCGGGCGCCGACGCCCCCGTCTGGCTGTAG
- a CDS encoding C-5 sterol desaturase (C-5 sterol desaturase [Streptomyces albus J1074];~Fatty acid hydroxylase superfamily; pfam04116;~Sterol desaturase [Lipidmetabolism]; COG3000;~identified by MetaGeneAnnotator; putative) has protein sequence MPNLPDVVLWSIPAFVLLTVLEVVSYRLHPDEDAAGYETKDAATSIGMGLGSLVFDALWKIPVVALYTVLYELTPLRVPVVWWTVLLMLLAQDFCYYWQHRGHHVVRILWACHVVHHSSRKFNLSTALRQPWTSLTSWPFYLPMILLGVHPAAVAFCSSVSLVYQFWIHTERIDRLPRPLEYVLNTPSHHRVHHASQGGYLDRNFGGILIVWDRLFRSFVPETERPVYGLTKNISTYNPLRVATHEYAAIARDLKAARDWRERSGRLLRGPGWQPAAATSAGPAVPNNTATHTSSATQNGGTSAPEAAA, from the coding sequence ATGCCGAACCTGCCCGATGTCGTGCTCTGGTCCATACCGGCGTTCGTCCTGCTCACCGTTCTGGAGGTGGTCAGCTACCGGCTCCATCCCGACGAGGACGCCGCCGGCTACGAGACCAAGGACGCCGCCACCAGCATCGGCATGGGCCTCGGCAGCCTCGTCTTCGACGCCTTGTGGAAGATCCCCGTCGTCGCGCTCTACACCGTCCTGTACGAGCTGACGCCGCTGCGCGTCCCCGTCGTGTGGTGGACCGTCCTGCTCATGCTGCTCGCGCAGGACTTCTGCTACTACTGGCAGCACCGCGGCCACCATGTCGTCCGCATCCTGTGGGCCTGCCACGTCGTGCACCACAGCAGCCGGAAGTTCAACCTCAGCACCGCGCTGCGGCAGCCCTGGACCAGCCTCACCTCGTGGCCGTTCTACCTGCCCATGATCCTGCTCGGGGTGCATCCGGCGGCCGTGGCGTTCTGCTCCTCCGTCAGCCTCGTCTACCAGTTCTGGATCCACACCGAGCGGATCGACCGGCTGCCGCGCCCCCTGGAGTACGTCCTCAACACGCCCTCGCACCACCGCGTCCACCACGCCTCCCAGGGCGGCTACCTGGACCGCAACTTCGGCGGCATCCTCATCGTCTGGGACCGGCTGTTCCGTTCCTTCGTCCCCGAGACGGAGCGACCGGTGTACGGGCTCACCAAGAACATCTCCACCTACAACCCGCTGCGCGTCGCCACCCACGAGTACGCCGCCATCGCCCGCGACCTGAAGGCCGCGCGCGACTGGCGCGAGCGCTCCGGGCGGCTGCTGCGCGGACCGGGCTGGCAGCCGGCCGCCGCGACATCCGCCGGCCCCGCCGTACCGAACAACACCGCCACACACACCAGCTCCGCCACGCAGAACGGCGGCACCAGCGCACCGGAGGCCGCCGCGTGA